One stretch of Rhodoferax lithotrophicus DNA includes these proteins:
- the epsI gene encoding exosortase-associated protein EpsI, B-type has protein sequence MLALMLLSATLSVILRPTISLADERPPIDLAVMVPTTFSEWHEEVNLTAQVVNPQQKIVIDKIYSQTLSRTYVNKQGDRVMLSIAYGKNQSDSLSLHKPEVCYPAQGFQLLHKEIITLKLMGISVNATRIETNLGNRFEPVTYWTIVGDQVVTSSINKKISELRYSIQGRVPDGMLFRISSIDRNSTSAYALQERFAKEIASVIDLKNRARFIGNKNSN, from the coding sequence GTGCTAGCCCTGATGCTTCTCTCGGCCACACTCAGTGTAATCCTCCGCCCCACAATCAGTCTGGCTGATGAGCGACCACCTATCGACCTTGCTGTCATGGTACCCACTACTTTTAGTGAGTGGCATGAAGAGGTAAATTTGACAGCGCAAGTAGTTAACCCTCAACAAAAAATTGTTATAGACAAAATCTACAGCCAAACACTCAGCAGAACCTATGTCAACAAACAAGGGGATCGTGTAATGCTGTCCATTGCATACGGCAAAAATCAAAGTGATTCACTATCGCTGCATAAGCCAGAGGTTTGCTATCCAGCACAAGGCTTTCAACTTCTACACAAAGAAATAATCACACTTAAGTTAATGGGAATATCCGTTAACGCGACGCGAATTGAGACAAATCTTGGAAATAGATTCGAACCCGTTACGTATTGGACTATTGTTGGTGACCAAGTTGTCACTTCAAGCATTAATAAAAAAATTTCGGAACTTCGCTATTCCATACAAGGAAGAGTGCCAGATGGAATGCTATTCAGAATTTCCTCTATAGATAGGAACAGTACCTCGGCCTACGCGTTGCAAGAGCGTTTCGCCAAGGAAATTGCATCTGTAATAGATTTAAAAAATAGAGCACGCTTCATTGGAAATAAAAATAGTAACTAA
- a CDS encoding polysaccharide pyruvyl transferase family protein, translating to MKRFYLSGQNNFGNRGCEALVRSTLQLLKAELGEVEVLVPSYRPDLDLRQWPDAMSAGCKFVRAMPYPTSLKVWGKIRKYIPGIKNLYIPNFSIPKDIEDDIRSCDALLLIGGDNITLDYGLESLIWHIRFAQHAQRLGKKVMVWGASIGPFTSEPITEKFVSNFLRSTVFTTVRETISEQYLKSIGIDKNVVLVTDGAFVMVPEPVDTTAYWPISTSNAVLGFNISPLIQKFRPAGEPKEVLQREIVNFLKYTMNNNDMSIVLIPHVDPLDGAKNNSDTHYMQEILDMCTGFESRLAIVPNSLNAAQLKFILSKCTYFIGARTHATIGALSCLVPTISIAYSVKAKGLNRDLFKTEKFVLETSKVNSISLQDSLQFLIENKDNIISTLSKRIPLWRESATISAKMINQMIGK from the coding sequence ATGAAAAGATTCTATCTATCTGGGCAAAATAACTTTGGTAATCGCGGCTGCGAAGCACTTGTTCGCTCAACCCTGCAATTGCTAAAAGCAGAGTTAGGGGAGGTAGAGGTCCTTGTTCCGAGCTACCGACCTGATTTAGATTTAAGGCAATGGCCTGATGCGATGAGTGCAGGCTGTAAGTTCGTACGTGCTATGCCCTACCCTACCTCCTTAAAAGTCTGGGGAAAAATACGTAAATACATTCCTGGCATCAAGAACTTATATATCCCCAATTTTTCGATTCCCAAAGATATAGAAGACGATATCCGTTCATGCGATGCATTGTTACTTATCGGTGGTGATAATATAACATTGGACTATGGTCTGGAGTCTTTAATTTGGCACATACGCTTCGCGCAGCATGCGCAACGCTTAGGAAAAAAAGTTATGGTCTGGGGTGCATCTATCGGCCCATTCACTAGCGAACCAATTACTGAAAAATTTGTATCGAACTTCTTACGATCTACTGTTTTTACCACCGTCCGCGAAACCATTTCTGAGCAGTATTTAAAATCAATTGGTATAGATAAAAATGTAGTACTGGTCACAGATGGCGCTTTTGTCATGGTACCCGAACCGGTAGACACGACCGCATATTGGCCCATATCTACCAGTAATGCAGTCCTAGGTTTCAATATTAGTCCTCTCATTCAAAAATTCAGACCCGCTGGAGAACCCAAAGAGGTTCTTCAACGCGAAATTGTTAATTTTCTCAAATACACGATGAACAACAATGACATGTCCATCGTTCTGATTCCACATGTCGACCCACTTGATGGTGCCAAGAATAACAGCGACACACATTACATGCAGGAAATATTAGATATGTGCACTGGTTTCGAGAGCCGACTAGCTATAGTGCCGAACTCACTGAATGCTGCTCAATTGAAGTTCATTCTATCCAAATGCACCTATTTTATCGGTGCACGCACTCACGCCACAATAGGGGCTTTGAGTTGTCTTGTGCCGACAATATCGATCGCATACAGCGTCAAAGCTAAAGGCTTAAATAGAGACCTATTCAAAACTGAGAAATTTGTATTGGAAACTTCCAAAGTTAACTCTATTTCACTTCAAGACAGTCTTCAATTTTTAATTGAAAACAAAGATAACATCATTTCAACACTGTCGAAACGTATACCCCTTTGGCGAGAAAGTGCAACTATTTCCGCAAAAATGATCAACCAAATGATTGGGAAATAG
- a CDS encoding Coenzyme F420 hydrogenase/dehydrogenase, beta subunit C-terminal domain has protein sequence MHNIDSEQSIFGIKEVIQEGLCIGCGACTNQSKFATVRFNDYGELTADISKANIQELDLMGKTCPFSDSAPNENILTETIFKSEPNVTYSDVLGYYTGLMAGFSNKHRPFGSSGGIVSWLLEEILTNKTVDAVIVVGRTPDSDRFFGYKVITDPCDLQSNGTSFYYPVSYDNVLRYIQDNPGKYAITGVPCFHKALRQLKLVNPIIAQRVVLQIGIVCGQMKSSFYLEYLDRKAGKTNPLIDACFRRKDENLHADNYLFEGKFLKNNGEMQKRIVKNSDIGSNWAMGFFKPRACDFCDDVFAETADIAVMDAWLDPYISDGKGTSIVIARTNLINQFLISGQSNDMLVLNSISENNVIESQRGGLNHRRVGLRYRLHIGDSRYLPKKRVLPSATIDIWMKFEQRIRASIRAQSRSAMRIQLNSTSFDLKLFNKNMRILLYIYKWFLRLRKIATKHQNYQKEFELD, from the coding sequence ATGCATAATATTGATTCTGAACAATCAATCTTTGGTATCAAAGAGGTGATACAAGAGGGGCTTTGTATCGGATGTGGCGCCTGTACAAACCAAAGTAAATTTGCAACTGTTCGATTTAACGATTATGGAGAACTGACCGCCGATATAAGCAAGGCAAACATTCAAGAGTTAGATTTAATGGGAAAGACTTGTCCCTTTTCCGACTCGGCACCAAATGAGAATATATTAACAGAAACGATATTCAAATCTGAACCAAACGTAACCTACAGCGATGTATTGGGCTACTACACTGGTTTGATGGCAGGCTTCTCAAATAAGCATCGCCCATTTGGATCATCAGGTGGCATAGTTTCTTGGCTATTAGAGGAGATATTGACTAATAAAACTGTTGATGCAGTCATTGTTGTTGGGCGTACACCAGACTCAGATCGTTTTTTTGGATACAAGGTGATCACAGACCCATGTGACTTACAGTCAAATGGTACATCTTTTTACTATCCTGTCAGCTATGACAACGTCCTAAGATATATCCAAGATAATCCTGGCAAATATGCTATTACTGGAGTTCCATGTTTTCATAAGGCGTTAAGACAATTAAAACTTGTCAATCCAATTATTGCACAGAGAGTTGTACTGCAGATTGGAATAGTTTGTGGCCAAATGAAGAGTTCTTTCTATTTAGAATACTTGGATCGCAAAGCTGGCAAAACCAATCCATTGATTGATGCGTGCTTTCGTCGTAAGGATGAAAATCTCCATGCAGATAATTATTTATTTGAAGGAAAATTTCTAAAAAATAATGGAGAAATGCAAAAAAGAATTGTAAAAAATAGTGACATAGGTTCAAATTGGGCAATGGGATTTTTTAAACCGCGAGCATGTGATTTTTGCGATGATGTCTTTGCTGAAACTGCGGACATTGCAGTTATGGATGCTTGGCTTGATCCGTATATAAGTGATGGAAAAGGGACAAGTATTGTTATTGCTAGAACAAACTTAATTAATCAATTTTTAATTTCTGGCCAAAGCAATGACATGCTGGTACTAAATAGTATTTCTGAAAATAATGTTATTGAGTCACAACGAGGTGGCCTTAATCATCGAAGAGTCGGATTACGGTATCGTTTGCACATAGGCGACTCAAGATACCTCCCGAAAAAACGCGTATTGCCTAGCGCCACCATCGATATATGGATGAAGTTTGAGCAACGAATTCGAGCATCAATTCGTGCTCAGAGTAGAAGTGCAATGCGAATTCAATTGAACTCTACGAGTTTTGATCTGAAATTATTTAATAAAAATATGAGGATATTACTATATATATATAAATGGTTTCTAAGATTAAGAAAAATAGCTACAAAGCATCAAAACTACCAAAAAGAATTCGAACTTGATTAG
- a CDS encoding polysaccharide biosynthesis C-terminal domain-containing protein: protein MANHYGKSAVKASLVHFFFGKALNAVVSLVTLIALARWLTPADYGIYIAFSALQASLLVVSDLGIDTTAERFMPELRMHHSDFELLGFVAAVLCARVGTLFFMVGIGWLFADDITAIVGLNAYSGLFKLWLGVVAFSGLLGLAVVLLESMLHQRPAQTSMSIYVVLKLLLLYLGWHLFTIDILYMVQIELIATCIAALFGTVQLLSHFSLAGLHDGWLIVKKNRQRLQRFAFFNYFAQVVFQLFSAEVIKLMVTRLLGVLQSAVYGFAHSLAETVQRYLPTVLLLRLIKPVFVSRYVKTGDFGQLNSLAQLVLKLNLLILTPTIAFAAVYGGRLLSLISNGKYEEAHWLLVGMLGILVFNSHKIILSLLAGTLEKNKMQLYAGIASSIVFPIALLLIPRLGPLGAIAVSAISGLTYNTYATFYLRKAGYCYQPDLRAATVFLISGILTFLLIFLINKMLPFLLGLFIAVFIGGSFYIFVVRTMHAFSKEEVKILNSLLPKTFFNL from the coding sequence ATGGCTAATCATTACGGCAAATCTGCCGTCAAAGCTTCTCTCGTTCACTTCTTCTTTGGTAAGGCACTCAATGCAGTTGTCAGCCTAGTCACATTGATTGCCCTAGCACGCTGGTTAACACCAGCCGATTACGGCATTTACATAGCGTTCAGTGCCTTACAAGCAAGTTTGCTTGTAGTGTCCGATCTTGGCATTGACACCACTGCAGAACGGTTTATGCCGGAATTGCGCATGCACCACTCAGACTTTGAGTTACTTGGCTTTGTAGCAGCAGTACTATGTGCACGTGTCGGCACTTTATTCTTCATGGTAGGAATTGGGTGGCTATTTGCAGACGACATTACTGCGATTGTCGGATTGAACGCGTATAGCGGTCTTTTCAAACTTTGGCTTGGTGTTGTGGCATTTTCTGGCTTGCTAGGGCTTGCCGTAGTGCTTTTGGAATCGATGTTGCATCAACGGCCGGCACAAACCAGCATGTCGATATATGTGGTTCTGAAGCTTCTGCTTCTGTATTTAGGCTGGCATCTATTTACGATAGACATCCTATATATGGTACAAATTGAACTGATAGCCACTTGCATCGCAGCATTGTTTGGCACTGTGCAATTACTTAGCCATTTTTCTCTGGCAGGACTGCACGATGGATGGTTGATTGTGAAAAAAAATCGGCAACGACTTCAACGTTTCGCATTCTTTAACTATTTTGCACAGGTCGTATTTCAACTTTTCAGTGCTGAAGTAATAAAACTGATGGTTACTCGCCTACTTGGTGTGTTGCAATCAGCTGTTTATGGCTTTGCACATAGTTTGGCGGAAACGGTACAACGTTATTTGCCTACGGTTTTGTTGCTTCGACTCATCAAACCAGTGTTCGTTAGCAGATATGTAAAAACTGGAGACTTTGGACAACTCAATTCTTTGGCTCAGCTCGTTCTGAAATTGAACTTATTGATACTAACGCCCACTATTGCTTTTGCTGCCGTTTATGGTGGAAGATTACTTTCATTAATATCAAATGGCAAGTATGAGGAAGCACACTGGCTTTTAGTTGGAATGCTAGGAATTTTAGTATTTAATAGCCATAAGATAATATTGTCATTACTGGCAGGAACACTTGAAAAGAATAAAATGCAACTTTATGCAGGAATAGCATCATCTATTGTTTTTCCTATAGCGTTATTGTTAATACCAAGACTTGGTCCACTTGGTGCTATTGCAGTTTCAGCAATAAGCGGATTGACCTACAACACTTATGCAACCTTCTATTTACGCAAAGCCGGCTATTGTTATCAACCAGATTTACGTGCTGCAACTGTGTTTTTAATTTCAGGTATTCTGACATTTTTATTAATTTTTTTGATAAATAAAATGCTTCCTTTTCTACTAGGTCTTTTTATTGCAGTTTTTATCGGTGGAAGTTTTTATATTTTCGTAGTTCGTACAATGCATGCATTTAGTAAGGAAGAAGTTAAAATATTAAACTCATTACTACCCAAAACTTTCTTCAATTTATGA
- a CDS encoding glycosyltransferase, whose product MTMNTRVKVSIVIKAFNEEAKIGSTIVSAIHAISFVGGEVILADSYSTDRTVSIASKYPIKITQLTNPDERCCGIGGQLGYQAAFGEFIWIVDGDMVLSAEFLAAALRTLENEPQLAGVGGRVIEKNLDSLEFRARLLRAPVNLQPGEVDRLDGGGVYRRSAIISIGYFTNRNLHSYEEYELAARLRTAGWKLKRMNIESVTHFGHQIEAYSLLKKRWTSGYVLGIGELLRSAIWKPHLKLILIEVKELRLYSIVIIWWIFLIYGFFEFSNYKLVVINLAVAPFAVMSLRKKSIPMGIYSVFSWNFYAIGLLRGLFKKQYPPNKIIKSQTILSATSNITVER is encoded by the coding sequence ATGACAATGAATACAAGAGTGAAGGTTAGCATCGTTATCAAAGCGTTCAATGAAGAAGCGAAAATAGGTTCCACTATTGTGAGTGCAATTCATGCAATTTCATTCGTAGGTGGAGAAGTCATTCTTGCTGACTCTTACTCAACAGATAGAACTGTCTCTATCGCATCAAAATATCCTATAAAGATTACACAGCTTACAAACCCGGATGAACGCTGTTGCGGCATCGGCGGGCAACTTGGCTATCAGGCTGCCTTTGGTGAATTTATTTGGATTGTTGATGGAGACATGGTTCTTTCAGCTGAATTTCTCGCCGCTGCCCTGAGAACTTTAGAGAATGAACCTCAACTCGCCGGAGTTGGAGGACGCGTAATTGAGAAGAATTTAGATAGCCTCGAGTTCCGCGCCAGGCTCTTGCGTGCACCAGTCAATCTACAACCTGGCGAAGTAGACCGACTTGATGGTGGCGGCGTTTATAGGCGAAGTGCAATTATCAGTATTGGTTATTTCACCAATAGAAATCTGCATTCTTATGAAGAGTATGAACTGGCAGCCCGTCTTCGTACCGCCGGTTGGAAACTTAAGCGCATGAATATCGAATCTGTGACGCACTTTGGTCATCAAATCGAGGCATATTCGCTACTAAAAAAACGTTGGACTAGTGGATATGTTCTAGGCATTGGCGAACTATTACGCAGCGCTATCTGGAAACCACACTTAAAACTCATCTTGATAGAAGTCAAAGAGTTGCGACTATACTCAATTGTTATAATATGGTGGATTTTTTTGATTTATGGGTTTTTTGAATTTTCTAATTATAAGTTAGTTGTTATCAATTTGGCAGTTGCACCGTTTGCAGTCATGTCATTACGAAAGAAATCTATTCCAATGGGCATTTATTCTGTTTTTTCTTGGAACTTTTATGCAATAGGATTGTTACGTGGATTATTTAAAAAACAATATCCACCTAACAAAATAATTAAAAGTCAAACTATTCTAAGTGCAACATCTAATATTACAGTTGAGCGATAA
- a CDS encoding glycosyltransferase family 4 protein: MPKILSINNYHYRRGGSDVVYLDHAALMEEQGWINGFFSMNHSKNLDTLWSKYFIDEIEFGHAYSLGQKLAMASKVVYSFEAQNKLKRLLQDFPADIAHLHCVYHHLSPSIISTLRDTGVPVVMTAHDLKIACPAYKMLNDTGVCEKCKEGNLLNVVKHRCVRDSLTASAIVMVESIVHRMLNTYQGKLDKVVVPSRFFMEKFIEWGWPGDKFAYIPNFVDSTRFEPSYNPGNYFLYFGRIAPEKGIATLMRAAKAAGIKLKIAGTGPIEAELHTLQAELQGDIEFLGYKLGSELHALIRDARAVVLPSEWYENAPMSVLESFALGTPIIGARIGGIPEMLIEGETGWTFESRNSEELTDLLSRVVDMPLTQMANAGRNARNHVTSNFNRARYLQATLELYASLGVKH, translated from the coding sequence ATGCCGAAAATTTTGAGTATTAACAATTACCACTACCGCCGTGGTGGATCAGATGTGGTTTACCTGGATCACGCCGCACTGATGGAGGAACAGGGCTGGATCAATGGCTTTTTCTCCATGAACCACTCAAAAAATTTAGACACACTTTGGTCTAAGTACTTCATTGATGAGATTGAGTTTGGGCACGCCTATTCCCTAGGTCAAAAGCTCGCAATGGCCTCCAAGGTGGTCTATTCATTTGAAGCGCAGAACAAACTCAAACGACTTTTGCAAGACTTTCCGGCAGATATTGCGCACCTGCATTGCGTTTACCACCACCTATCACCATCCATCATCTCCACGCTACGCGATACAGGGGTACCAGTGGTTATGACTGCCCATGACCTCAAGATTGCATGCCCGGCCTACAAAATGCTCAACGACACCGGCGTGTGCGAAAAGTGTAAAGAGGGGAATTTACTCAATGTAGTAAAGCATCGCTGTGTGCGCGATTCACTGACTGCAAGTGCCATAGTGATGGTGGAAAGTATCGTGCATCGCATGCTAAATACCTACCAGGGCAAGCTGGACAAGGTGGTGGTGCCCAGCCGCTTCTTTATGGAAAAATTTATAGAGTGGGGCTGGCCGGGTGACAAGTTTGCGTATATACCCAATTTCGTAGATTCGACGCGTTTTGAGCCTAGCTATAACCCAGGCAACTACTTTTTGTATTTTGGCCGCATCGCACCAGAAAAAGGTATCGCCACACTGATGCGAGCGGCCAAAGCTGCCGGAATCAAGCTCAAGATTGCTGGCACAGGGCCTATCGAGGCTGAGTTGCATACATTACAGGCTGAGCTTCAAGGCGATATTGAATTCCTGGGCTACAAATTGGGCTCAGAGCTGCATGCACTTATCCGCGATGCGCGAGCCGTAGTGCTGCCATCTGAATGGTATGAAAACGCTCCAATGAGCGTTCTGGAAAGCTTTGCGCTGGGCACACCCATAATCGGTGCGAGAATAGGCGGTATTCCAGAAATGTTAATTGAAGGCGAAACAGGTTGGACTTTTGAAAGTCGCAATAGCGAGGAGTTGACGGATCTGCTTTCCCGCGTGGTAGACATGCCATTGACACAAATGGCAAACGCGGGGCGTAACGCACGCAATCATGTCACCAGCAATTTCAATCGCGCAAGATATTTACAAGCTACGCTAGAGCTGTATGCAAGCCTTGGTGTTAAACATTGA
- a CDS encoding DUF1972 domain-containing protein: MQALVLNIDMQKTLRILGTRGVPAAYGGFETFAEYLSLYLVAQGWRVVVYCQDNGTGPIFEDTWQGVERVHISVTQTGAKGAVVFDWKSIGHACQYKDLCLTLGYNTALFSTRLRLNGIPNIFNMDGIEWHRGKWGVVTKAWFWINDWVGCLIGNHLVADHPKIREHLITRVPESKITTIAYGADLVTNAPVEPLKAFSLEPSKYLTVIARAEPENSLLEIVQGFSAKERGLKLLVLGNYEDTNAYQQNVKSAASPEVQFVGAIYDKDVLHSLRFHSLAYIHGHQVGGTNPSLVEALGAGNAVIAHDNQFNRWVAGQGAKYFSNAREFALCIDKLEANPSLLETLRGHAKQRFKDAFYWTDILAQYEKLLMSFLPN, encoded by the coding sequence ATGCAAGCCTTGGTGTTAAACATTGATATGCAAAAAACCCTTCGCATCCTCGGTACACGCGGTGTGCCCGCCGCCTATGGTGGTTTTGAAACATTTGCCGAATACCTCTCGCTTTATCTCGTAGCCCAGGGCTGGAGGGTGGTGGTGTATTGCCAAGACAATGGCACGGGCCCCATCTTTGAAGACACCTGGCAAGGTGTAGAGCGAGTGCACATCTCAGTTACACAAACAGGTGCAAAAGGTGCCGTTGTGTTTGACTGGAAATCCATCGGACATGCTTGCCAATATAAAGACTTATGCCTGACCCTCGGTTACAACACAGCTCTCTTTAGTACACGCTTGAGACTTAATGGTATTCCCAATATATTCAACATGGATGGCATTGAGTGGCATCGTGGCAAATGGGGGGTAGTAACCAAAGCTTGGTTTTGGATCAATGACTGGGTTGGATGTTTGATTGGCAACCACTTGGTGGCAGATCACCCCAAAATCAGGGAACATTTAATAACACGAGTGCCAGAGAGCAAAATCACCACCATTGCGTATGGAGCTGATTTGGTTACGAATGCTCCAGTCGAGCCGCTCAAGGCTTTTAGTCTAGAACCAAGCAAATATTTAACAGTGATCGCACGAGCGGAACCAGAAAATTCTTTACTGGAGATTGTTCAAGGTTTCTCTGCTAAAGAACGCGGATTAAAGCTCTTGGTACTTGGTAACTATGAAGACACCAATGCTTATCAACAAAACGTCAAATCTGCAGCCAGTCCGGAAGTTCAATTTGTTGGGGCCATTTATGACAAAGATGTCCTTCATTCACTTCGATTTCACAGCTTGGCCTACATTCATGGTCATCAAGTCGGAGGTACAAATCCTTCATTAGTCGAGGCTTTGGGTGCCGGAAATGCGGTCATCGCCCATGACAATCAATTCAACCGTTGGGTTGCGGGTCAGGGAGCTAAATACTTCAGTAATGCTAGAGAGTTTGCCCTTTGCATTGACAAATTGGAAGCGAACCCTTCTCTTCTTGAAACCTTGCGAGGACATGCCAAGCAAAGATTCAAAGATGCCTTCTATTGGACAGATATCCTTGCTCAATATGAAAAGCTCTTAATGTCGTTCCTACCCAATTGA
- a CDS encoding ABC transporter permease, whose product MTISFLTLGLRSLRRDLRAGELRLLIVAVTLAVAALTAVGFFADRLKGGLQRDARQMLGGDAVVVSDTPLPDSFMAQAKALGLAQVQTLIFPTMARAPEAQGGAIKLVALKVVQPGYPLRGRLRISDQPEGAGALAQGIPNPGQAWVDAALLDALGLQVGADLLLGDSRFRVSQIIINEPDRGAGFMNFSPRVMIHQADIEATGLVQPASRLRYRLAVAGDDQSVQAFVDWAQAQVEAHTVRGVRVEALDGGRPELGSTLERAEKFLNLVALLAALLSAVAVALAARGFAANHLDDCAMLRVLGLRQRTIAAAYTLEFFLIGVLASALGVGLGFGVHYGFVALLSGLVEANLPAAGPLPVLFGMGMGLTLLLAFGLPPVLQLAQVPPLRVIRRDVGGLKPASMSVLGLGVLGFAALLMAASSDVKLGLIAVGGFALATLLFAGMSWLAVKLLRWSVNDATAPTALVLATRQIAARPAFAVVQVSSLAVGLLALVLLVLLRTDLISSWRAATPSDAPNRFVINVMPEQGEAFTQALKAAGVTKFDWFPMIRGRLVAVNNQEINPEDYPDERARRLVDREFNLSYGAIQPVQNLVVNGRWLANETGAVSVEEGIAKTLGLVLGDSLTFDIGGVKSVSKITSLRKVDWGSMRANFFVMYPVDKLEGVPTTYMSAFKAPVTRGFDSLLLRQFPNITTVDMTATIAQIQRVLDQVIAAVEFLFAFTLAAGLVVLFAAVTATRDERAREFAIMRAVGARASLLRQVQRYELAGVGLLAGFLASVMASLVGWALAHFVFEFDWSVSLWVLLLGSLAGALLALLAGWWGLREVLTRPVVETLRQTT is encoded by the coding sequence ATGACCATTTCTTTTCTGACTTTAGGCCTGCGCTCCCTGCGCCGTGATTTGCGCGCCGGTGAATTGCGTTTGTTGATCGTGGCAGTGACTTTGGCGGTGGCTGCACTGACGGCGGTCGGTTTCTTTGCGGATCGGCTCAAAGGTGGCTTGCAGCGTGATGCGCGCCAGATGCTTGGCGGGGATGCCGTGGTGGTGAGCGACACACCATTGCCGGACTCCTTCATGGCGCAAGCCAAAGCCCTGGGGCTGGCGCAGGTGCAAACGCTGATTTTCCCCACCATGGCGCGTGCGCCTGAAGCCCAAGGTGGGGCCATCAAGCTGGTGGCCTTGAAGGTGGTACAGCCGGGTTATCCCTTGCGCGGGCGCTTGCGTATCAGTGATCAGCCCGAGGGTGCGGGTGCACTGGCCCAAGGCATTCCCAACCCCGGGCAAGCCTGGGTGGATGCGGCTTTGTTGGATGCACTGGGCCTGCAAGTGGGCGCTGATTTGCTCCTGGGCGACAGCCGTTTTCGCGTCAGCCAGATCATCATCAATGAACCGGATCGTGGGGCCGGGTTCATGAATTTTTCGCCCCGGGTGATGATCCATCAGGCTGATATTGAAGCCACCGGTTTGGTTCAACCCGCCAGTCGCTTGCGTTACCGCTTGGCGGTGGCGGGGGATGATCAAAGTGTGCAAGCCTTTGTGGATTGGGCGCAGGCGCAAGTCGAGGCGCATACGGTTCGGGGTGTTCGCGTTGAGGCCCTGGATGGTGGTCGCCCAGAGCTTGGCAGTACATTGGAGCGTGCAGAAAAATTTCTGAACCTGGTGGCTTTGTTGGCCGCTTTGCTTAGTGCGGTGGCAGTCGCCTTGGCGGCGCGTGGTTTTGCAGCGAACCATCTGGATGACTGTGCCATGCTGCGGGTACTGGGTTTGCGCCAGCGCACCATTGCGGCGGCGTATACGCTGGAGTTTTTCTTGATTGGCGTGCTGGCCAGTGCCTTGGGTGTGGGCCTGGGCTTTGGCGTGCACTATGGTTTTGTGGCCTTGCTGTCGGGTTTGGTGGAGGCCAATCTGCCCGCCGCCGGGCCGTTGCCGGTGTTGTTTGGTATGGGGATGGGTTTGACACTGTTGCTGGCGTTTGGCTTGCCGCCAGTGCTGCAACTGGCACAAGTGCCACCACTGCGGGTGATTCGCCGGGATGTGGGGGGGCTTAAACCGGCCTCCATGAGTGTGCTGGGGCTGGGCGTGCTGGGGTTTGCCGCTTTGTTAATGGCTGCCAGCAGTGATGTGAAGCTGGGCTTGATTGCGGTGGGTGGCTTTGCGTTGGCCACCTTGTTATTTGCCGGGATGAGTTGGCTGGCCGTGAAGCTGTTGCGCTGGAGCGTGAACGATGCCACAGCCCCCACCGCGTTGGTGCTGGCGACCCGACAAATTGCCGCCCGCCCGGCCTTTGCCGTGGTGCAGGTGAGCAGCCTGGCCGTTGGCCTGTTGGCGTTGGTGTTGCTGGTGTTGTTGCGCACGGACTTGATCAGCAGCTGGCGTGCCGCCACCCCGTCCGATGCACCCAATCGTTTTGTCATTAATGTCATGCCGGAACAGGGTGAGGCATTCACCCAGGCACTGAAAGCGGCCGGGGTGACAAAATTTGACTGGTTTCCCATGATCCGGGGGCGTCTGGTGGCCGTGAATAATCAGGAGATCAATCCTGAAGATTACCCTGATGAGCGTGCTCGCCGCCTGGTTGACCGTGAATTTAATCTGTCGTACGGCGCCATTCAGCCTGTACAAAACTTGGTGGTGAATGGGCGCTGGCTGGCGAACGAGACTGGAGCCGTCAGCGTTGAAGAGGGCATTGCCAAAACATTGGGTCTGGTTTTGGGGGACTCTTTGACGTTTGACATTGGTGGGGTGAAAAGTGTGTCCAAAATCACATCACTGCGCAAGGTGGACTGGGGCTCCATGCGGGCCAATTTTTTTGTGATGTATCCAGTGGACAAGCTTGAAGGGGTGCCAACCACCTACATGAGCGCTTTTAAGGCACCTGTCACCAGAGGGTTTGACAGCCTATTGCTGCGTCAATTTCCAAATATCACCACGGTGGACATGACGGCTACCATTGCACAAATACAGCGTGTGCTGGATCAGGTGATTGCTGCCGTTGAGTTTTTGTTTGCCTTCACCTTGGCGGCAGGTCTGGTGGTGCTGTTTGCTGCGGTCACTGCAACACGGGACGAACGTGCGCGTGAATTTGCCATCATGCGTGCTGTGGGGGCCAGAGCCAGTTTGTTACGCCAGGTGCAGCGTTATGAATTGGCTGGTGTGGGGCTTCTGGCTGGTTTCCTTGCCTCTGTAATGGCTAGTTTGGTGGGATGGGCACTGGCGCACTTTGTGTTCGAGTTCGACTGGTCTGTGTCGCTGTGGGTGCTGTTATTGGGTTCTCTTGCAGGGGCTTTGCTGGCTTTGCTGGCGGGATGGTGGGGCTTGCGTGAAGTGTTAACTCGGCCAGTGGTTGAAACCTTGCGGCAAACAACGTGA